A stretch of Channa argus isolate prfri chromosome 16, Channa argus male v1.0, whole genome shotgun sequence DNA encodes these proteins:
- the LOC137100961 gene encoding protein unc-79 homolog isoform X3, translating into MSTKAEQFASKIRYLQEYHNRVQHNIYPVPSGTDIANTLKYFSQTLLSILSRTGRKENQEASNLAVPMTMCLFPVPFPLTPSLRPQVSSINPTVTRSLLYSVLRDAPSDRGGQGQQSRDAQLSEYPSLDYQGLYVTLVTLLDLVPLLQHGQHDLGQSIFYTTACLLPFLSDDILSTLPYTMISTLATFPPFLHKDIIEYLSTSFLPMAILGSTRREAGVPAYVNLSASSMLMIAMQYTSNPVYHCQLLECLMKHKQEVWKDLLYVISYGPSQVKPPAVQMLFHYWPNLKPPGAISEYRGLQYTAWNPIHCQHIECHNAINKPAVKMCIDPTLSVALGDKPPPLYICEECSQRIAGDHAEWLVDVLLPQAEISAICQKKNCSSHVRRAVVTCFSAGCCGRHGNRPVRYCKRCHVNHHSSEVGAAAETHLYQTSPPPINTRECGAEELVCTVEAVISLLKEAEIHAEQREFELNRRRQMGLSASHHSLDNIEFDNKEDDQHDQRLLSQFGIWFLVSLCTPNENTPTESLARLVSMVFQWFHSTAYMMDDEVGSLVEKLKPQFVTKWLKTVCEVRFDVMVMCLLPKPAEFARVGGYWDKSCSTVTQLKEGLNRILCLIPYNVISQPLWECFMPEWLEAIRTEVPDHQLKEFREVLSKMFDIELCPLPFSMEEMFGFISCRFSGYPASVQEQALLWLHVLSELDIVVPLQLLIGMFSDGVNSLKELANQRKARVSDLTGNTGTRRVSVVSDPGRRGQHNTLSPFPSPFRSPFRSPLRCSPFKNLGHATGHCALDLDCDDDDMNLGCFILMFDLILKQMELQDDGVMLGLDSSLGKDIVGIINNVFQAPWGGSHTCQKDEKALECSLCQSSILCYQLGCELLERLTPREEIRLVEPTDNLEETLLMPQPGFCFGVENESEEGDNPSGTNTDNPSNHSPDNAPMKNNSDKKFSYQQLPVSLKLIYTILQEMSKFEEPDILFNMLNCLKILCLQGECLYIARKDHPQFLAYIQEKMLIPCLWSMLKSEFCQLAHLAVPQLLHALSLSHGADIFWNLINTNFNNKDWKIRFEAVEKVAVLCRFLDIGAVTKNHLLKYSLAHAFCCFLASVEDVNPAVATRARLLLDTIKRPALQGLCLCMDFQFDTVVRDRPVILSKLLLLHFLKKDVPALSWEFFVNRFETLSLEAQLHLDCNKEFPFPTTITAVRTNVANLSDAAMWKIRRARFARNRQKSVRSLRDSVKGQTVSKRAFSLPESLSNRLPLRLTRQEHSAPTLGDMIEKVLPARFLPHFNPDASAPLVGQTPSPEDDSIIRDLLPEDAGIDHQTVHQLIMVLMKFMSKDQSSAEADIGSAKAFNTVKRHLYVLLGYDQQEGCFMIAPQKMRTSTCFNAFIAGIAQVMDYNISLGKQLLPLVVQVLKYCTCPQLRHYFQQPPRCSLWALKPHIRQMWLKALLVILYKYPYRDMDGSKVVLHLIHITINTLNAQYHSCRPHATAGPLYSDNSNVSRYSEKEKEEDSVFDESDVHDTPTGAANKESQTFFARLKRIGGSKSVKYQPVELNAKKSEIELSEYRESSVLQDSILHCVREESTRKKRLQAMHKQKSLDISNTDSILFNLDEHRRKSCIDRCDLQAAPVILPPSSATSHSRHHGKGSSDGSSVRVEGGDPVDRRGSRGGQSDISKPVIPEVRLSCMETFEDKMDQSSLAGSIQEKDDQDLIDLSSDCTSIPEKHSLLSMSDSDSLVFEPLPPLRIVESDEEYDPNTIISSRLNGSPKVASPASSNTLRLSPVVQVSVEDCASDKTIPDLLVGEEKKPNIVTPSTSLDLPDRQENVCHESPMTLKQKRDLLRKTPRVPDTSLDDMSMTPEEVKTGTGPGTSPSGRTIFLNIPEDKAEALSLPEKSKSNSNDEEEDGDDEEDDDMGDDADSDPKPENTDDNDEAEFKIQIVPRQRKQRKIAVSAIQREYLDISFNTFDKLGGDQTAETDHKVLSLEKPRESASAPTLEAAMPETSHRSSVSTQYRQVKRGSLGTLTMSQLMKRQLEHQSSAPHNISTWETGPTKTSLLSAPSTVSMFVPAPEEFIDEQPTTMSDRCRDCAAVLEEYDEETLSLAVVVLSMFIHLSPDLAAPMLLDIMQSVGRLASSANFSGQAERYETSKQSQPMLIPGNVAGVAKQFLRCMFHQLAPNGILPQLFQSNIKDGSFLRTLASSLIDFNELSSVAALNMLLEGLNNKKNLPAGGTMLHCLDNIATFMEALPMDSPSNLWPTICNQFQTFLTKLPSVLPLKCPMDSSLRIIICLLKIPTTNATRSLLEPFSKLLSFVIQYGIFSLSYLVELCGLCYKAFNKERDKFYMSRIVVLELLQALKFKSSLPDTNLLLLVQFVCADIGTRLAESTIIQKHMISTLPGCTTAAMECMRQYISELLDFIADMHTLTKLKSHMKACCQPLHEDTFGGNLKVGLAQVAAMEISKGNHRDNKAVVRYLPWLYHPPSTMQQGPKEFIECVSHIRQLSWLLLGSLTHCSLHQGSTSCMPIPLDAGSHIADHLIVILIGFPEQSKTSVLHMCSLFHAFMFAQLWTIYCEQAAAAPSLQNQNQTEFSSIAILTGLEFWSRVTPSILQLMAHNKVMVEMVCLHVISLMEALQECNSTIFVKLIPMWLPMIQSNLKHLSAGLQLRLQAIQNRVNHQNLQGQTSGAPPFALRKWLQCTQFKMAQVEIQSSEAASQFYPM; encoded by the exons ATGTCTACGAAGGCAGAGCAGT TTGCCTCTAAGATACGATACTTGCAAGAGTATCACAACCGAGTGCAACACAATATTTACCCTGTGCCCTCCGGAACAGACAttgcaaacacactgaaatactTTTCCCAAACCCTGCTCAG CATTCTGTCCCGCACAGGCAGGAAGGAGAACCAGGAAGCTTCCAATTTGGCCGTGCCCATGACCATGTGTCTTTTTCCTGTGCCATTCCCACTCACCCCATCTCTAAGACCACAAGTCAGTTCCATCAACCCTACAGTTACTCGCTCCCTCCTTTACAGCGTTCTGCGCGATGCCCCATCAGACCGCGGGGGGCAGGGGCAGCAGAGTCGGGACGCTCAGCTCTCAGAGTACCCCTCTCTGGACTATCAGGGCCTCTATGTGACCCTCGTGACCCTGCTTGACCTGGTGCCCCTGCTGCAGCACGGTCAGCATG ATCTGGGACAGTCCATATTTTACACAACAGCTTGCCTCCTGCCATTTCTCAGTGATGACATTCTCAGCACTTTGCCCTACACTATGATCTCCACCTTAGCCACATTTCCCCCTTTCCTCCACAAAGACATCATTGAGTACCTGAGCACCTCTTTCCTCCCTATGGCTATAT TGGGCTCCACTCGGAGGGAGGCTGGAGTTCCGGCCTATGTCAATTTATCTGCTTCCTCTATGCTCATGATTGCAATGCAATACACCTCAAATCCAG TATATCACTGTCAATTGTTGGAGTGTCTAATGAAGCACAAGCAGGAAGTGTGGAAG GACCTTCTTTATGTCATATCTTATGGCCCGTCACAAGTAAAGCCTCCAGCTGTGCAGATGCTGTTTCATTACTGGCCCAACCTGAAGCCACCAGGAGCCATCAGTGAATATAGAGGCCTGCAGTACACAG CCTGGAACCCTATCCACTGTCAACATATTGAGTGCCACAACGCCATCAATAAACCTGCTGTAAAG ATGTGCATAGACCCAACTCTTTCTGTTGCACTGGGAGACAAGCCCCCCCCTCTTTACATATGTGAGGAGTGCAGCCAGAGGATAGCTGG AGACCACGCTGAATGGCTAGTTGATGTACTCCTGCCCCAAG CAGAAATATCTGCCATTTGTCAAAAGAAG AACTGTAGCTCTCATGTTAGGAGGGCTGTGGTCACCTGCTTCTCAGCTGGCTGCTGTGGGCGCCATGGCAACCGGCCTGTCCGCTACTGCAAGCGTTGCCATGTCAACCACCACAGCAGCGAGGTGGGGGCTGCGGCGGAGACCCATCTTTACCAGACCTCGCCCCCACCCATCAACACGCGGGAGTGTGGAGCCGAGGAGCTTGTGTGCACAGTGGAAGCTGTTATTAG CCTTCTCAAAGAGGCAGAAATTCATGCAGAACAACGTGAGTTTGAGCTGAACAGGCGTCGTCAGATGGGCCTGTCCGCCTCCCACCATTCTCTGGACAACATTGAGTTCGATAACAAGGAGGATGACCAGCATGACCAGCGCCTCCTCAGTCAGTTTGGGATCTGGTTCCTG GTGAGCCTGTGTACTCCTAATGAGAACACACCCACAGAGAGTCTGGCTCGTCTTGTGAGCATGGTCTTTCAGTGGTTTCACTCCACCGCCTACATGATGGATGATGAGGTTGGAAGCCTGGTAGAGAAGCTCAAGCCTCAGTTCGTCACCAAGTGGCTGAAGACAGTGTGTGAAGTGCGCTTTGATGTGATGGTTATGTGTCTGCTGCCTAAACCCGCTGAATTTGCCAGG GTGGGAGGTTACTGGGACAAATCATGTAGCACGGTGACTCAGCTGAAGGAGGGCCTGAACCGCATCCTGTGTCTGATACCTTATAATGTTATCAGTCAGCCACTGTGGGAGTGCTTTATGCCTGAATGGCTGGAGGCCATCCGTACTGAAGTGCCCGACCACCAGCTCAAAGAGTTTCGCGAAGTACTCAG CAAGATGTTTGATATTGAGCTGTGCCCCCTGCCTTTCTCCATGGAGGAAATGTTTGGCTTCATAAGCTGCAGATTCTCTGGCTACCCAGCATCTGTACAAGAGCAGGCTTTGCTGTGGCTACAT GTGTTGTCAGAACTGGACATTGTGGTTCCTCTTCAGCTGCTCATTGGGATGTTCTCAGATGGAGTGAACTCACTGAAGGAGCTGGCCAATCAGAGAAAGGCACGTGTCTCAGATCTGACTGGCAACACTGGAACTCGAAGG GTGAGTGTGGTATCTGACCCAGGACGCCGTGGGCAACACAACACCCTCAGCCCTTTCCCCAGCCCCTTCAGGAGCCCATTCCGCAGCCCCCTACGCTGCAGCCCCTTTAAAAACCTGGGTCACGCTACTGGCCACTGCGCCCTGGATCTtgattgtgatgatgatgacatgaATCTTGGCTGCTTCATCCTCATGTTTGACCTCATCCTTAAGCAG ATGGAGCTCCAGGATGATGGTGTGATGCTGGGTCTAGACAGCAGCCTGGGGAAGGATATCGTAGGCATTATCAACAACGTCTTCCAGGCCCCATGGGGGGGCTCACATACCTGTCAGAAGGATGAGAAGGCCCTAGAGTGCAGTCTGTGCCAATCCAGCATCTTGTGCTACCAGCTGGGCTGTGAGCTCCTGGAGAGGCTGACCCCCCGGGAAGAGATACGTCTGGTG GAGCCCACAGATAATTTGGAGGAAACCTTGCTCATGCCTCAACCAGGTTTCTGCTTCGGGGTGGAGAATGAAAGTGAGGAAGGAGACAACCCAAGTGGCACAAACACTGACAACCCAAGTAACCACTCTCCCGATAACGCAC CGATGAAGAACAACTCTGATAAGAAGTTCTCCTACCAGCAGCTGCCTGTCTCCTTGAAGCTTATATACACCATTCTGCAG GAAATGTCAAAGTTCGAGGAGCCTGACATCCTGTTCAACATGCTCAACTGTCTGAAGATCCTGTGTCTGCAAGGAGAGTGTTTGTACATTGCACGTAAGGATCATCCCCAGTTCCTGGCCTATATCCAGGAGAAGATGCTCATCCCGTG tctgTGGTCCATGTTGAAGTCTGAGTTTTGCCAGTTAGCCCATCTGGCTGTCCCTCAGCTCCTTCATGCTCTCTCTTTATCCCATGGGGCCGACATTTTCTGGAACCTCATCAACACAAACTTCAACAACAAAGACTGGAAAATACGATTTGAAGCAG TTGAGAAGGTAGCAGTGTTGTGTCGGTTCCTGGATATTGGTGCAGTGACAAAAAACCACCTGCTGAAATATTCCCTGGCCCATGCTTTCTGCTGCTTCCTGGCGTCTGTGGAAGATGTCAACCCGGCTGTGGCCACCCGGGCCAGACTCCTGCTGGACACCATCAAGAGGCCGGCTCTGCAG GGGTTATGCCTGTGCATGGATTTCCAGTTTGACACTGTGGTGAGGGATCGACCAGTCATTCTCAGCAAACTCCTGCTGTTGCACTTCCTAAAGAAAGACGTTCCTGCACTCAGCTGGGAGTTTTTTGTAAACCGTTTTGAAACATTATCTCTGGAGGCTCAGTTACACCTGGACTGCAACAAGGAATTCCCTTTCCCAACTA CCATCACAGCTGTAAGAACCAATGTAGCCAACCTCAGCGATGCAGCGATGTGGAAGATACGACGAGCTCGTTTTGCCAGGAATCGGCAGAAGAGCGTACGTTCCCTGCGTGACAGTGTAAAGGGACAGACAGTGTCTAAACGGGCTTTTTCACTCCCTGAGTCACTGAGCAACCGTCTTC CTCTAAGGCTTACGAGGCAAGAGCACTCTGCCCCGACACTGGGAGATATGATAGAGAAAGTCCTGCCAG CACGTTTCCTCCCGCACTTTAACCCTGACGCTTCAGCCCCTCTTGTAGGCCAGACCCCCTCTCCAGAGGACGACAGCATCATCAGAGACCTGCTTCCTGAGGACGCCGGCATAGATCACCAGACGGTACACCAGCTGATCATGGTGCTCATGAAATTTATGTCCAAAGACCAAAGCAGCGCCGAAGCCGACATCGGCAGTGCCAAAGCTTTCAACACTGTTAAGCGTCACCTGTATGTGCTGCTGGGCTACGACCAACAGGAGGGCTGCTTCATGATTGCACCTCAGAAGATGCGCACCTCCACCTGCTTCAACGCCTTCATCGCTGGCATTGCACAA GTGATGGACTACAACATTAGTTTGGGGAAGCAGCTGCTCCCTCTGGTGGTCCAGGTGTTGAAGTACTGCACATGTCCTCAGCTGAGACACTATTTCCAACAACCACCTCGGTGCTCTCTTTGGGCCCTGAAGCCACACATCAGACAGATGTGGCTTAAAGCCCTGCTAGTTATTCTCTATAAG TACCCATATAGAGACATGGATGGCAGTAAAGTGGTCCTCCATCTGATCCACATTACCATCAACACCCTGAATGCCCAGTATCACAGCTGCCGTCCCCATGCCACAGCCGGACCCCTCTACAGTGATAACTCCAACGTGAGCCGCTACAGTGAGAAGGAAAAAG aAGAGGACAGCGTATTCGATGAGTCAGATGTTCACGACACGCCGACCGGTGCTGCTAACAAGGAGTCACAGACCTTCTTTGCCCGCCTCAAGAGGATTGGTGGCAGCAAATCTGTGAAGTACCAGCCAGTAGAGCTGAATGCCAAGAAAA GTGAAATTGAGCTGTCAGAGTACCGTGAATCCAGTGTCCTTCAGGACAGCATTCTGCACTGCGTGAGGGAGGAAAGCACCCGAAAGAAGCGGCTGCAGGCCATGCACAAGCAGAAGTCTCTGGATATTTCTAACACAGACTCCATCCTCTTCAATCTCGATGAACACAGACGGAAATCCTGCATTGATCGCTGTGACTTGCAGGCAGCCCCTGTGATCCTTCCCCCGTCCTCGGCCACATCCCACAGCAGACATCATGGCAAAGGGTCCTCAGATGGCTCTTCAGTTCGGGTGGAGGGCGGTGATCCTGTGGACCGACGAGGCTCTCGAGGTGGCCAGTCTGACATCTCCAAGCCTGTCATTCCAGAGGTCCGTCTAAGCTGCATGGAGACCTTTGAGGACAAGATGGACCAGAGCTCCCTTGCGGGATCAATTCAGGAGAAGGACGACCAAGATCTTATCGATCTCTCCTCTGATTGCACATCCATTCCAGAAAAACACTCCTTACTCTCCATGTCTGATAGCGACTCCTTAGTGTTTGAACCATTACCTCCTTTGAGGATTGTGGAGAGCGATGAGGAATATGACCCTAACACTATCATAAGCTCCAGACTTAATGGCAGTCCAAAGGTCGCTTCTCCTGCCAGCAGTAACACCCTAAGACTGTCTCCAGTGGTTCAGGTAAGTGTAGAGGACTGTGCCAGTGACAAGACCATCCCTGACCTTTTGGTAGGAGAAGAAAAGAAGCCAAACATAGTGACTCCCAGCACCTCGCTGGACCTTCCTGACCGGCAGGAAAATGTCTGCCATGAAAGCCCCATGACCCTGAAGCAGAAGAGAGACCTACTGAGGAAGACCCCGCGTGTCCCTGACACCTCATTAGATGACATGTCAATGACTCCCGAAGAGGTGAAAACTGGGACAGGGCCTGGGACAAGTCCTTCTGGAAGGACCATTTTCTTAAACATCCCAGAAGACAAAGCTGAGGCTCTTTCATTACCGGAGAAAAGCAAGAGCAACAGTAACgatgaagaagaagatggtgatgatgaagaggatgacGACATGGGCGATGACGCAGACAGTGACCCCAAACCTGAGAATACAGACGACAATGACGAGGCAGAGTTTAAAATTCAGATTGTTCCCCGACAGCGGAAGCAGAGGAAGATAGCTGTCAGCGCAATCCAGAGAGAATACTTGGACATCTCATTCAACACATTCGACAAGCTGGGTGGGGACCAGACTGCAGAAACTG ATCACAAAGTTTTGTCACTGGAAAAGCCACGTGAATCTGCCTCAGCCCCAACACTTGAAGCTGCTATGCCTGAAACAAGCCACCGCTCTTCAGTATCAA CTCAGTACCGTCAAGTGAAGCGCGGCTCACTGGGAACTCTGACTATGAGCCAGCTAATGAAGAGACAGCTAGAGCATCAATCCAGCGCACCACACAATATCAGCACCTGGGAAACAG GTCCTACAAAAACTAGTCTACTCTCTGCACCAAGCACAGTCAGCATGTTTGTTCCTGCACCTGAAGAGTTCATTGATGAGCAGCCTACCACAATGTCTGACAG ATGTCGGGACTGCGCGGCTGTGCTGGAGGAATATGACGAGGAGACACTCAGCCTTGCAGTGGTTGTTCTTTCCATGTTCATCCACCTCAGCCCCGATCTGGCAGCTCCCATGCTTCTCGACATCATGCAGTCTGTGGGCAG GTTGGCATCTAGTGCCAATTTTTCTGGACAAGCTGAGAGGTATGAGACTTCAAAGCAGTCACAGCC TATGTTGATCCCAGGGAATGTAGCAGGTGTAGCCAAGCAGTTCCTGCGCTGTATGTTTCACCAGCTGGCTCCTAATGGCATCTTGCCCCAGCTTTTCCAGAGTAACATCAAAG ATGGAAGTTTCCTGCGAACACTTGCATCTTCGCTGATAGATTTCAATGAGCTGAGTTCTGTTGCCGCACTCAATATGCTGCTAGAG GGCCTGAACAACAAGAAGAATTTACCAGCAGGGGGCACAATGCTGCACTGTCTGGACAACATTGCCACCTTCATGGAGGCTCTCCCCATGGATTCTCCTAGCAACCTGTGGCCAACCATCTGCAACCAGTTCCAGACTTTCCTTACAAAGCTGCCCTCTGTGCTTCCTCTGAAG TGCCCCATGGATTCCAGCTTGAGGATTATCATTTGTCTCCTGAAAATCCCAACTACAAATGCTACTCGG AGCCTCCTGGAGCCCTTCTCCAAGCTGCTGAGTTTTGTAATCCAGTATGGCATATTTAGTCTCTCCTACCTCGTAGAACTATGTGGACTGTGTTACAAAGCCTTCAATAAG GAGAGAGATAAGTTCTACATGTCTCGCATTGTGGTGTTAGAGCTTCTCCAGGCTCTCAAGTTCAAGTCTTCTCTGCCAGACACAAACTTGTTACTGCTGGTCCAG tttgtttgtgCAGATATCGGTACTCGGCTAGCAGAATCCACCATCATCCAAAAGCACATGATCTCAACACTGCCGGGG TGCACAACAGCAGCAATGGAATGCATGAGGCAATACATAAGTGAGCTCTTGGACTTCATTGCAGATATGCACACGCTAACCAAACTTAAA AGCCATATGAAGGCTTGTTGTCAGCCACTGCATGAGGACACTTTTGGTGGGAAcctgaaagtgggtttggcacAAGTTGCTGCCATGGAGATCAGTAAAGGAAATCACCGTGATAACAAAGCTGTGGTTCGATATCTTCCCTGGCTTTATCATCCACCATCCACCATGCAACAAgg gcCAAAAGAATTCATTGAGTGTGTGTCCCACATCCGTCAGCTGTCCTGGCTTCTTTTGGGCTCCCTGACACACTGTTCCCTACACCAGGGCTCCACCTCCTGCATGCCCATCCCTCTAGATGCTGGCTCCCACATCGCAGATCATCTTATTGTCATCCTCATTGGCTTCCCAGAACAGTCCAAG ACATCGGTGCTGCACATGTGCTCTCTGTTCCACGCCTTCATGTTCGCACAGCTGTGGACAATCTACTGCGAGCAGGCAGCTGCTGCTCCATCCCTGCAGAACCAGAACCAGACAGAGTTTTCTTCAATCGCCATCCTCACTGGCCTAGAGTTTTGGAGTCGGGTTACACCCAGCATCCTGCAGCTCATGGCACACAATAAAGTG